The following nucleotide sequence is from Cucumis melo cultivar AY chromosome 1, USDA_Cmelo_AY_1.0, whole genome shotgun sequence.
CCGCTACTACGATGCAAGTCTCTAGTTCTAAGGACAAAAACCCTGTCATGTCTGATATGACGTTTCATGGTGTAATACGAGAGATATGGGAGATTGATTaccatcaattatcttttattttatttaagtgtgattgggttgacaatagaagtggagtcaaagtggacgagcttgggtttaccatcgtcgatctcaaacgtattggacataaatcagactcatttattttaaccactcaagcaaaacaagtattctatgtccaagattctgcaaatcctgaatggtcggtggttttaacatctccacaaagaactattgaagaagatttctttgaagatgaaataggagatatgcttcaagagtgtggttatgaaaccattaaaaggatgcccaatgttgatacacctaatgagactgatgatacaaattcaacttatattagacatgattgtgagggtagatgggtagagaagggtatgtcattactttgctttataatgtatttatgtttaagttcgtaacataattgttatgcttatgtaTGTTGACTTTGCTTACTAATCTATTTCGGTTTTTTGCAGATTCATAGATGGAGGATAGCAGTgaggatgaaagagaaatgcttcccgaagtaagaaagaaatcatttgttcCACGTTGGCCAACTACTATGTCTGAGTTGGTCTTAGTGAGAAATTCTGGGCAAAATTTGCCCATTCAATTTAATGAACACCGGCAACCTGTTGGAGCCAcgtctaagaaaatgcaaagttaCATTAGTGCGTGCGTTCGGCAACAGATTCCTATCACATACAACTCTTGGAAAGAAGTTCCGAAtgagctaaaagataaaatctatgattgtatatcggtatgagttctattattatgtttttcatataatgtagtttgctttacactttaagtttaactaagcttttctttttttgtgtagatgtcgtttgatttacaacccaatgctaaacattctatacttatgtCTGCATCAAGAAAGTTTCGAACGTTCAAGACTACGTTAActcagaagtatatacttccgtctacggatcaaccatcactcttgcagtttcctcccaaaatctattctcatataaatcaagaagattgggaatcgtttgtggatgctagactaagtgaagagtgggaggtaaataagtttacatttttactttaattttgttttgatatctacctacaaactaatacgttgtacaggattatagtagtattcaaagggaaagaaggtcgaaatgcgcatacaatcaccacatgtcacgtaagggatatgctaatcttgccgatgaactagtgagtatttctaattaaattgaagaatttatcttaatatgttgttaattaaatatgtatcttttgttgtagaaaataacgcatgatgtttcctaccgttcaactctttggaaagaagcacggaaaggaagaaataatgattattttgatgatgctactcgagattgtgcctctcggattgtaagtatacttatgattacaatacataatcttttgttaacctaactgatgatgaaaatacttgtattgttttataggatgaattagttgcaacaaataaaaatgaggacatcttgactgacgcattgggttccaaggagcacggtggacgtgtaagaggcgtgggtggttttgtctctcaatcataatatttcaacacagtataagggaaggagaaaatgtgtcataaagaagaggatgactcgagatgcaaaagtgacaagaagagaagtaatcactcgaggtcatccattggaagtattaatatagatcttgatgccgatgaggacacacctaccaacaaaggagtggaggtaattgactttgttgtcacttttagtcttttaacgatataggatcaattgttcttaactatgcttttaatatttgtaaagggaacacaatgccaattgtctataggatccattaataatattgttgcagtagccacgatagttgaggataacattggatgtctcaaaagttctagtagacgtggttacgggagaaaatttgactatacccaatccagtgaagggaaagatagagactttaaatcaagcattgggtaacattatagaatggcctcgtcgacttgtttctacgatcaatgacaaacaagtgtgtatctttttttactatttaagttttgattttatttgtatatgtattttgaatttagaaccttggttgtgataagagcattcaactaggaaggatgtcgtatacccttcaaattatactgacgttaacgggattattaagcttttaaatagacatgccgtgaacaacatgaaggatgtagacatgattcgcatcccaatgaacgagctaatatttggaagtgacaaatttgtttatttagctcgtgaagatttgttgcattactgcgacatggttgaaatcggctatatgtgtatactagcgtatattacgtaagtataagacaacttatactcatctttatctccaataccactgttgtagttagtttgctgatattttaactatggttgcttttacttagatgtctttgggataaatgtgactgtgcaagaaatttttttgtcattgaccaatcaaaaatatcttcacatatcaaagatcgtgatcttcgatccagaaatttagccaaccagctagaagcagttaacttggaacagaaagtgctaattccatataataccgggtaaataaagaagagaaacacattaataaattttcattgagcttaaatgtatactcacattgaagatgttgtttattgtagttttcattggatgttgcatgttatcgatcttcgtaaaaattgcgtttatgttttggactctcttcggagtaaagtcaatgaagacattcatggaatcataaatgtgtaagtgtattcactttattacttcctatttaactttattgtcttctaatgtttcaaaatatttagagggttgaagatatggcaagcgaaacacaatctacaacgctatcgatcaactccaaaatggagacctgtaaaggtaatttgcatttacacgtaattattttttatgaaacataagattaatttgtattcaatttatatacatgcagtgccctcgtcaattggattctgtagggtgtggtactacgtgcaaaagtacatacatgagataatgcataattctagtacttctattactagccttgtaagtttctactttaaatttttacatattacaatttatgatctaaactcatgctttccatatctttctctttttgtgtagttcaatactaaaaatgcatataggcaagaggagattgacGAGATTCGAACTAAATGGgcagcttttgttagcagatttgtgtaagcttttaaatgtgttttatggtcgagttaagttagtagttgctttttgtagttaggttagtagttgatttttgtagttaggttagtagttggtcgagttaagtttttgtagggacgggcagtcctatagttttttgaagggcaggtagtcccgtactaattgttgtttgttagatagtttgtacgtATACTTTAGTTACTGAAGGAACTTTCTATTGTACATATACATTGTTtattaatcacgatcttatatattatctttatatttttgagttttcacttacagttgttggttgtttatttaaatatgtgattatatataggagttggatgattttatttgttgtagtactatatagaagggtggaaaggtgtgctgatattttaggtgttggatgatcgtatttgctgtagtactatatggaagtgtggaaaagtgtgctcgtattttagtgttggatcttatgcattgtaggtgtttattattggtttgccatggatggcaggatgtgttgtttgatatgtgtgattatatatataaattgatatattggaggatttggagtagttggacttatagtgttgaatatagttgtgtttattgatatgtgattatatgtaggtgttggatgatgtgtatttgttgtagttttatatggaagtgtatgctgaaattttaggtattattgtgtgcattgcaggtgaactagttataaggcattgagtagtaggcattatagccagtgtgcaagccatttttttattttttacaatatacgatgacgaacatttctGGACATAAttcgactcaaataatatcatttttgccgtcataaaaactattaaaaatacgacattaaatgtgtctttaacgtcggtttaaaaacgagaTTAAAtgtgtttaatgtcggtttaaaaacgacattaaaaacagctttaatgtcggttaaaaaaaactttaaagacctctttaatgtcgatggaaaaacaacattaaagatgtatcataagcgacattaaagacatctttaatgtcggtttataaacgacattaaagacggctttaatgtcggttcaaaaaattaaagacatctttaatgtcggttatccaccgacattaaagatgaaccgacattaaaggccttcaataacaccttcaaagatgtcggtttataaccgacatagaaggcctttaatgtcagtttttaACCAACactaaagctgtctttaatgtcggttataaaccgacattaaagcccaaccgacattaaaggcctttaataacgcttgcaaagatgtcggtcgccaagtgacattaaaggcctttaatgtcggttttaaaccgacattaaagaccagatttcttgtagtggatctcatgccatagagagggtagggccctttgttcaagtcccggagacaccatttaagggaacacttatctacttaccctaaaggtgggaaggagtgaatttcatcttgtgtgattatgttcccagctccccactcaatcttgtccccaaaatgataagcatattaagtcgggaatttggccactctcacccgtacaaatcaaaggacaatcccttgcaaacaggagttcataatacactcaggattaagactaagtcacttaggtcatcctaatgaaatagaaatccaactagttaacggagttacatctagtgattactatttcgtgatccagtcttatgcaaactcattgcatagaataccctcactcgcatgttgtatacatgaacacattggatcaatgtgtttgtatcaaatacaaagtgagtcgtatccattgtgttaacaggataaggtacccaaccttaaccctatactatagaccctttaagctgatcttgaacattgatccccgtatgtctctacatactgttcaagactcatcaaacagcttaggatgttagtttattggatttaggttattaagacaaaactaataatataatcaataacacttattgaaattataataataaaacactttattaatggcagtcaatttattatatttactatttacaagttttaggacataaaacccaatagTTCTTAGTTgtatccatatgagctagtagggaaacttaatggacctacagatcatgggatccaatgattcgagattaactggctaaactcttttagaccaaggttaatcaacattcgttaactaaagagtcattccactaaagactcttagttgcactcccctcactatagatatatttctatccacctgatataaccatatgggtaagtcgatccttcacagacTTTTCGTAATCttgactgggtcaaaataccgttttacccccaagattacatcttgctccttaaaacccactgatccattattgaacaattggtttaaggtccaacctataaaccagaatccttctcgggccaatgagaaggtgaggccccttgttcaagacttggattcagtccttaagggaacaacctatctactatctcagaagtgggtaggagtgaattccatcttgcaccctatgtccctagctatccactcggtcttacccctgaaatgggaggcttattgggccaacgatgttgagctgctctcacctgtgcagatctaaggatactaccgaatcaatagaagttcatagttagctcaggattaagatcaagttacctaggtcatcataattgaaaatagttagtttatagtttacggtgttataactaaaagtgactatttcgtggttctaGTTAAtccaaaccatttacataggacacccccactcccatgtctctacatggacgatttaggattacattgtttgtactaTCTACGGAGCGAGTCGCATCCATaatgtttttccagaataaggtgcccaaccttattcatacactatagaccctTTGGGCTATtgacttgaacttaatccatgtttatgtctctacgtaaagttcaagtgtatttgacaaactcaataaaatagcctcaggacctaaatttattggttttaagattatagcattctataataaattttattgaatcaaataacaaagtacgagttttaggacacaaattccaacaacggttagtgtaaatgtatttgattgcctcgtGTCTTAGGGACCATTCTTGTTGCCCAAACATTGCCCTTAATGAATCCATAATTTCTTTAGTCGtagctaaggattcatgtttttTTGCCAGAACATCAGACATGCTGGCAAGAATGTAGACATGGGCTTTTTCATTAGTCTTTActcatcgatcatatgcttccTGACTAGTTCAGTTAGCATTAGAGGCAGaggtttgaggacattcctcaaTTAAGACAAATCTCAAATCGTCAACTACTAGTAtcgtgttaagatttgatttccatgccgcATAATTATCGCCATTAAGTTTTTCGGAAGCTAATAGTTGAACTATtaagctattcatgctgaaaaacaaacatattctttttagaaataaaacTATAATCCTTTATAAACAAATCTAATTTAGCAATTACTAATAATGTACCCTTCATTATTTATGTTTTGCATCAATATTTTaaaggtttagaataacctcCACCGAAGGGCAGTCGATTATTcctcctttgaaccaagacaatcttgtCTAGATGCTAACTCTAGAATAACTTTTATTCTTTATAGCATTTAGTTATCGCTTCTTTGGTCGAGAatatactaacaacttagtaattcttctGAGTGTAACTCGCCATTTTTGGATTTCAGAGATAAGAATCAATATGCTCCTGAAAGTgaaaagacaatatgaaaactaatCTAAGAGAAACTATCCATCTTTGGAGTTTGCGGTGTTCTtaatcctataatacaaccgTGATGTGTTGTCACAAATCCCTTACCCACTTACTACGAACTACTTCTCGTATTCACCTTGATCTTGATCCATGCAAATACTTTTCGAAGGGAGTCCGCTTCAATGTACATGACGCAAAGCCCTACATAGatctcacggtgtgaactcttaaggacgctagagctaaaagtacactACTTCTCTCTAGCTAAAGTGTTCTATAATGATTTTACAGATATTTAAAACTTCAGGATTATATTTAGgttaacttaaacaaatcctaagtCTAGGTGAAACATCCAAGCATAACTTATTATACTTGATTTTAACCTACAATGTccaggtgataaaccaattttattaccttacacATGTcatgcatgctcataaaactaggttaactaggctcaagaactgattatGATCTCCAAGTAGGAAGTGTTTCGTAAActgtcaacttaagaacctccaaccttagtcatcttatctgacttgttgacaagatcgaatcaggtgagcctcttgtaaccaattttacaagatatcgacctaattctATGAAATTCAAAAGATATGGTTTTAACCTAGGTGAACATGTatcttatctttgttatagattttaaacgTCATTTTATATCACTTGAAAAAGACttagacaaacctataacaTACATTGTtatatataaccattatataaagaaattaattaatatggatttaaattatttaactttcaattaaatcatatttaattaaattaaataaattactaattaattaattaattaattttattaaatcatatttattcaaaattaatttaattaactaaacAATTAacttaatcatattaattaatatccATATTAATcaattaacatgcatactatacattataaccattataacataCATTCAATGCATGagcatgttaacctatggtgagATTTTAAATCTAgagaaacttacataaatgtaacaaaacaccaaactatttacgacctgTATAAtgaagcccataaagttagccattttttaaatattccaggttatcccttcaatctttcttttgcgattcgtcttcctcctactatttcgtcttcctcctgcgatttcgtctttcatctttccttttttttctgcaatttattttcatcatcgttcttatttttcaattctttatttacgtcgtttaatcttttcatcatttttcttcttttcctcttcctttttttcgcttttccatcatctttctacttttcctcttcttttttcgttgtgatttctttccatcgtctttcttcttttccttttttttacgtcgtgtacaaaaatagcaaaatataaaagatcgtgtataaagaatcttgaaaaaaatcatttagattggagtagccaaatgtaaactatcgtgtaaaaaagtaaacaatcgtgtaaaaaaaataaaatatcgtgtataaagaattttgaaaaaaaaaatcatttagattggagtagccaaatgtaaacgatcgtgtaaaaaaaataagcgatcgtgtaaaaaagataaaagattgggtataaaaaatcttgaaaaaaatcatttagattggagtagccaaatgtaaacgatcgtttaaaaaaaagtaaacgatcgtgtaaataaaaaaagatcgtgtataaagaatcttgaaaaaaaatcatttggattggagtagccaaatgtaaacgatcgtgtaaaaaaagtaaacaatcgtgtaaagaaatctaaacggtcatgtaccaaaagaattaaaaaaatcgtgtaccaaattttgaaaaaaaaaatcatttagatttgggtcctcaaatctaaacgatcaaatctaaacgattgtgtaaccaaatttaaacgtaaccaaattaaacgatcgtgtaacaaaattaaacgatagaattgaaaagataaattgtagccatatctaaacaatcgtgaaTAAATtttagccatatctaaacgatcgggtataaattgtagtcatatctaaacgatcgcgtataaattgtagtcatatctaaatgatcgtgtataaattgtagccatatttaaacgatcgtgtataaattgtagtcatatctaaatgatcgcaaatatattacacgcgcgTTATTGATGGCGAGGTTgacagggcatttttggtattttacacgatgaGCCTCTtcgctttttccattttttggaattgttctatagagtgtaaatattttgccatttttttatattcttgAAAAGATCCCTTAAATCTATATGGCATACAGTATACACATACAATTAAACAATAAGTAAAACATACAACAtatgcataattaattaaacacccTAAAATGGACTGGTTTTGGCTTCTAAATTAATCTAAatactaaattattacaataataatttggtggAGTACATAAACTGCTCCCGAACAACTCGAACTGATTGGAAAACCATCAAAACTTCTTGAACCAGCCCAAGAAACCCTTGAACCGGCCCAAAACCCAACCATTAGGCTTGAACTGGCCCAAAACTACCAAGGAAATAGGCCAGACATGCGCGGGTTAGACCAGGCCAGGAGGAGCATTCACGTGGCAAGCACACGGACGCAAGGTAGAAATCGAGTCGTACCTAGTTTTTGGAGCAGGTCGGATGCAGAGAACGACCGCGCAGGCGTTGGACCAAAACAAGTGGGCCACATGCAAACTTTGGGTCGGGCAATCTGGATGGGCACGCGGGCTGGGCCAAATGAGGTGTGTATCCAACCGGGTCTGTCTTGGAGCGAGGCGGCTTGAAATTCGGGTTGAGTCTGGGTATCCAACCGGGTCTGTCTTCAATTTTCTTCAAATATTTCAGCTTTTCTCTCTCTCGGTTGAAGCAATTACAACCTAATTACCAACTCTAATGACTAATAAATTTACACTCTTTGCAATAATAAAATAAGCCTCAACCCAGaaaatttacaaaaattattacaaattttaacctaatttaaagccaaaaccataatatatccattttagtttaaatcacaacaatttatcaaataaagtgaCAATACCCACCATATACAAATGAATAAAATTTAGCATGCTGTGATACCACATGATAGAGATTAAACGAGCAGGGCGAAATAAAGACCaaaattttaccctaattgcaattaGTTAACAATAAACCTTAAATCGAAATAAGGTTAAATAAAGggcttttttttaagaaaaacttacgttCGAAGCTCCGATTGATGCTTGAATCACCACTAGGGTTGACTTACTATCCTCCAGACTTAGAATGGGGCTGTGGGACCTGTTGGATGAAGGAAAccagaagagagaaaaaagatggaaaatatATGGATAAGGGTttgaattttaatatttgatttttggAAACCAAATAGAAAATATGACAGcccaacattttgactttttacaactttgactatttccaactttttcgagctttcgagtatgaatccacattcatatctttaatatttaaatcccaATTAAGCATAAAGCactattagtaatctaaaatcgatgactatatcacatatatttgtcgatttctctctcctctcctatttcaaacaattcgactcattccattataccgttctaagtttattccatatgagctagtagaggaacctaatggacctgtagatcatgggctccaatgatccgagattaataggctaaactcttttataccgagctaatcaacattcattaactaacggttcattccactaaagtcttgtagttgcactccccttactatagatatatttgtgtccatttgatataaccatgatcaataagttagTCGTTCACAGGTTCTTCATAAGCTTGGCTAGGTTAAAAAGTACTGTTTTACCCCCAAAactacatctttctccttaagtcTCATTGATCAACTATTGTACAATTGGTTTTAAGgtacaacctataaaccgaatccctcttggaccaatgagagggcggggtccctttgttcaagacttggatttagtccttaagggtGCAACCTATCTGCTAACCCTAAAGCggataggagtgaattccgtcttgcaccctatgttcccaactaacacccgatcttacccctgaaatgggaggcttattgggccaacgctaatgaggttccctcacctatgcagatttaaggataatctcgtgtgaacatgagttcatagttagctcaagattaagattaagttacctaggtcatcaataatcgaaataatcagttttaaacagtaaacggcgttataacgtaaaagtgactatttcatggttctgtcttatgtaaaccttttataTAGGATGCCCCTGCTTTCATGTatttacatgaacgattcagaattaaattgtttgtattaactacaaagcggtccgcatccatagtatctctgaataagtgcccaacctttattcatatactatagactatttagactatttactcgaacttactccatgtttatgtctctacataaagttcaagtttactcaaaaatagccttgggatcatagtttattggatttaacaTTATAGTATACAATTTCTCAATAaagactttattgaatagaatatgattacaaactacaagttttaggacataaatttcaacaactCAGTTTTCGTATCGCGGGGTAAAGAGTGATCCTGCGaaggtttctttgttttgtattggtcataagtgctTCCAGCTTCGAGACTCATACTCCGATGACTTCAGTTTACATTCCTGGCATTGTCCATCActcgttttcccaaggtataggttggaaagcgagctcgttggagggaggactaaGGTGCAACACAAAACGATAGACAAGATGGCCAAGCTCcaccaacgagt
It contains:
- the LOC127149901 gene encoding uncharacterized protein LOC127149901, with the protein product MEDSSEDEREMLPEVRKKSFVPRWPTTMSELVLVRNSGQNLPIQFNEHRQPVGATSKKMQSYISACVRQQIPITYNSWKEVPNELKDKIYDCISMSFDLQPNAKHSILMSASRKFRTFKTTLTQKYILPSTDQPSLLQFPPKIYSHINQEDWESFVDARLSEEWEDYSSIQRERRSKCAYNHHMSRKGYANLADELKITHDVSYRSTLWKEARKGRNNDYFDDATRDCASRIDELVATNKNEDILTDALGSKEHGGRVRGVGGFVSQS
- the LOC127149938 gene encoding uncharacterized protein LOC127149938 isoform X2; its protein translation is MKDVDMIRIPMNELIFGSDKFVYLAREDLLHYCDMVEIGYMCILAYITCLWDKCDCARNFFVIDQSKISSHIKDRDLRSRNLANQLEAVNLEQKVLIPYNTGFHWMLHVIDLRKNCVYVLDSLRSKVNEDIHGIINVGLKIWQAKHNLQRYRSTPKWRPVKCPRQLDSVGCGTTCKSTYMR
- the LOC127149938 gene encoding uncharacterized protein LOC127149938 isoform X1; protein product: MKDVDMIRIPMNELIFGSDKFVYLAREDLLHYCDMVEIGYMCILAYITCLWDKCDCARNFFVIDQSKISSHIKDRDLRSRNLANQLEAVNLEQKVLIPYNTGFHWMLHVIDLRKNCVYVLDSLRSKVNEDIHGIINVGLKIWQAKHNLQRYRSTPKWRPVKFNTKNAYRQEEIDEIRTKWAAFVSRFV